Proteins co-encoded in one Anguilla anguilla isolate fAngAng1 chromosome 16, fAngAng1.pri, whole genome shotgun sequence genomic window:
- the slc22a13a gene encoding solute carrier family 22 member 13, whose product MMADFGEILRAVGDFGLFQKCLLAGLLLPTMVLPMHFYSVMFTHAGSFHHCNTDWILEVSPNLTAEEQLNLTLPQGQDGSFKSCEMFTPVDRDIESIRDYGINQTTDCTDGWVYDTSVYKSSIVSEFDLVCDKVNFVGVAQTVFMAGILFGSFIFGPLAESLGRKRAVQIPVVLMAISSVGSALSPNFYVYLAVQFIVGVSYGGYRVNCIILATEWIGMTKRTYPSALCQVFGGIGQSVLAGIAYFIRDWRTAQFVIASPWALVILYIWIIPESARWLLDRGRTEEAEKLILMAAAVNKQKIPDNIMEKVVNNKKGDRGTVTDLFTSPLLRKYFLIIVCSWFSLNLSYYCITLNVGEFGMDIFLTQLIFGLTEIPAQILCAWLMEVLGRKITVAIALLLGGFLSLLLLAVPQENAIAITVFATAGRLSMNMAGTICNVYVQELFPTSIRQTANGLGAMATRAAGMLSPILNMLAVFHRVIPILVYSGLCIFSGALCFLLPETRRKELPDSPEDLEINRDMNIRKNNRSNPDGGTQRSTKL is encoded by the exons ATGATGGCAGACTTCGGTGAGATCCTGAGGGCCGTCGGCGACTTCGGCCTGTTCCAGAAATGTCTGCTGGCGGGACTCCTTCTCCCGACCATGGTACTGCCCATGCACTTCTACAGCGTGATGTTCACGCATGCCGGCTCCTTTCACCACTGCAACACGGACTGGATCCTGGAAGTGAGCCCAAACCTGACCGCTGAGGAGCAGCTCAACCTCACTCTGCCCCAGGGCCAGGATGGGTCCTTCAAGAGCTGCGAGATGTTCACACCCGTGGACCGGGACATTGAATCCATCAGGGACTATGGGATCAACCAGACCACTGACTGCACGGATGGCTGGGTGTATGACACCTCGGTGTACAAGTCCAGTATAGTCTCTGAA tttGATCTAGTCTGTGATAAGGTGAACTTTGTGGGTGTGGCACAGACTGTTTTTATGGCCGGTATCCTTTTTGGGTCCTTCATATTTGGCCCCCTGGCTGAGTC GTTGGGAAGAAAGCGAGCAGTGCAGATACCAGTGGTCCTCATGGCCATTTCCAGTGTGGGATCTGCACTTTCTCCAAATTTCTATGTGTACCTAGCAGTCCAGTTTATTGTTGGAGTTTCTTATGGAGGTTATCGTGTCAACTGCATAATTCTGG CTACAGAGTGGATTGGTATGACAAAGCGGACCtacccctctgctctgtgtcagGTGTTCGGTGGCATTGGTCAGAGTGTCCTTGCCGGGATCGCCTATTTCATCCGCGACTGGAGAACTGCTCAGTTTGTCATTGCATCCCCCTGGGCTCTTGTTATCCTCTACATATG GATAATTCCGGAATCTGCACGGTGGCTGCTTGACAGAGGTAGAACAGAAGAGGCAGAAAAGCTCATTCTCATGGCTGCGGCtgtcaataaacaaaaaatacctGACAACATCAtggaaaag gttgtaaataacaaaaaaggagACAGAGGCACTGTAACAGATCTTTTCACTTCACCCCTGCTCAGAAAATACTTCTTAATCATAGTATGCTCATG GTTTTCCCTGAACCTTTCCTACTACTGCATAACGTTGAATGTTGGAGAATTTGGCATGGACATCTTCCTGACGCAGCTTATCTTTGGGCTGACTGAAATCCCAGCTCAAATACTTTGTGCCTGGTTAATGGAAGTCTTGGGAAGAAAGATTACTGTTGCCATTGCTCTTCTGCTGGGTGGATTTCTCAGTCTGCTGCTCTTGGCTGTCCCACAAG AAAACGCAATTGCCATCACAGTGTTTGCTACTGCAGGAAGGCTGTCCATGAACATGGCAGGCACAATCTGCAATGTCTATGTTCAGGAGTTGTTCCCCACCTCTATCCG acaaacAGCCAATGGTTTGGGTGCCATGGCAACAAGAGCAGCAGGAATGCTGTCCCCAATACTCAACATGTTGGCAGTGTTCCACAGGGTGATTCCCATTCTGGTCTACAGTGGCCTGTGTATATTTTCTGGTGCTCTCTGTTTCCTACTGCCTGAGACCAGACGGAAAGAGCTGCCGGATTCACCTGAGGATCTGGAGATAAACCG GGATATGAATATCAGGAAGAATAACAGAAGTAACCCAGATGGTGGCACACAAAGGTCCACCAAACTCTAA